The following is a genomic window from Bordetella petrii.
CCGAGCACCCGTTGCCAAACGAGAATCCGCAGCCGCCGCGCATGTCGAAGGCATCTTCAGCATATTCGCGATGCGAAGTGGGAATGACGAAGCGGTCTTCGTAGTTGGCAATGGCCAGGTAACGGTACATGTCCTCGACCTGCTCGGTGCTCAGGCCCACCTGGCTAAGAATGTCGCCGCGCTCCTGGCCATCGACCGTGCGGGCCCGCATGAACGCGCGCATGGCCAGCAAGCGCTCCAGCGCCAGCGCCACCGGCGCTTCGTCGCCGGCGGTCAGCATGTTGGCCAGGTAGCGCAGCGGAATGCGCAGCGACCGCACATCGGGAATTTCGCCGAACGCGCCGATATGGCCGCTGTTGGCCGCCGCCTGGATGGGCGACAGCGGCGGCACGTACCACACCATGGGCAGCGTGCGGTATTCGGGATGCAGCGGGAAGGCGATGCGCCACTGCACCGCCATCTTGTAGGTAGGCGACTGGCGGGCTGCGTCGAGCCAGCCTTGCGGCACGCCGTCGGCCAATGCCTGCGCGATGACCGCCGGGTCGTCCGGGTCCAGGAACACGTCCAGCTGCGCCTCGTACAGGGCCTTCTCGTCCTGCACCGCGGCCGCCTGCTCGATTCGGTCGGCGTCGTAGAGCAGCACGCCCAGGTAGCGGATACGGCCCACACAGGTTTCCGAACACACCGTGGGTTGTCCGGCCTCGATGCGTGGATAACAGAAGATGCACTTTTCGGCCTTGCCGCTCTGCCAGTTGTAGTAGATCTTCTTGTACGGGCAGCCCGACACGCACATGCGCCAGCCGCGGCACTTGTCCTGGTCGATCAGCACAATGCCGTCTTCCTCGCGCTTGTAGATCGACCCCGACGGGCAACTGGCCACGCAGCTGGGGTTCAGGCAGTGTTCGCACAAGCGCGGCAGGTACATCATGAAGGTGTTCTCGAACTGTCCGTATATGTCCTTCTGCACCTCTTCGAAGTTGTAGTCCTGCGACCGCTTCGAGAACTCGCCGCCCAGGATCTCTTCCCAGTTCGGACCCCACTCGATCTTTTCCATGCGCTGCCCGGTGATCAGCGAGCGCGGCCGGGCCGTGGGCGCCGCCTGCAATTCCGGCGCGTTGTGCAAGTGTTCGTAGTCGAAGGTGAACGGCTCGTAGTAGTCGTCGATCTCGGGCAGGTTCGGATTGGCGAAAATATTGGCCAGCAGCCGCAGCTTGCCGCCCTGGCGCGGCTCGATCTTGCCCGCCGCCGTGCGTTTCCAGCCGCCGTTCCAGCGCTTCTGGTTTTCCCAGTCTTTGGGGTAGCCGATGCCGGGCTTGGTTTCGACGTTGTTGAACCAGGCATATTCCATGCCGCCGCGCGAGGTCCAGACGTTCTTGCAGGTGACCGAACAGGTATGGCAGCCGATGCACTTGTCCAGGTTCAGCACCATTGCGATTTGCGCACGCACTTTCATGGTTGTCTCCGATGCCCGGGGGCCTAGACGTGGGGATTCTCGGCCTGGGCCGCGCGTGGTTGTTCCAGCCAGTCGATCTGGTTCATTTTGCGCACTATCACGAATTCGTCGCGGTTCGAGCCTACGGTGCCGTAGTAGTTCAACCCGTACGACAACTGCGCGTAGCCGCCGATCATGTGGGTGGGCTTGAGCACCGCGCGCGTCACCGAGTTATGAATGCCGCCGCGCGCGCCGGTGATTTCCGAACCTGGCACGTTCACGATCTTCTCTTGCGCGTGGTACATCAGCGTCATGCCTTCCGGCACGCGCTGGCTGACCACCACCCGCGCCACCAGGGCGCCGTTCACGTTGTAGGCCTCGATCCAGTCGTTATCCACCAGGCCGGCGCGGGCAGCGTCTTTTTCCGACATCCACAGTATCGGTCCGCCGCGCGACAGGGTCAGCATGATCAGGTTGTCGGTGTAGGTGGAATGAATGCCCCACTTCTGGTGCGGCGTAATGAAGTTCAGCACCACCTGCGGATTGCCGTTGCCATAGCGCTCTTCGAGCATGGGCGTGATCGACTTGGTGTCCACCGGCGGCCGGTATACGCACAGCGCTTCGCCAAAGGCCCGCATCCAGGCATGGTCCTGGTACAGCTGCTGGCGCCCGGTCAGCGTGCGCCACGGAATCAGCTCGTGCACGTTGGTGTAGCCGGCGTTGTAGCTGACGTGGTCGGACTCCAGCCCCGACCACGTCGGCGAGGAGATGATCTTGCGTGGCTGTGCCTGCAGGTCGCGGTAGCGGATTTTCTCGTGCTCGCGCGGCAGCGCCAGGTGCTGGTGATCACGCCCCGTGAATGCCGACAACGCCTGCCAGGCCTTGACCGCCACGTGGCCGTTGGTCTCGGGCGCCAGGGCCAGAATGGTTTCGGCCGCGTCGATGTCGGTATCCAGGCGCGGCAGGCCCTGACTGATGCCCTGCTCCTCTACCTGATAGTTAAGCTGCGCCAGCAGGTCGCATTCGTCGCCGGCGGCCCAGTTGATGCCTTTGCCGCCCACGCCCAGCTTGCGCGTCAGCGGCCCCAGCGAAGTGAACTGCTTGTACAGGCCAGGGTAGTTGCGTTCGACCACCGCCATCGACGGCATGGTCTTGCCGGGAATCAGTTCGGCCTGCCCTTTTTTCCAGTCGCGCACCTCGTACGGGTCGCCCAGCTCGGCCGGGCTGTCGTGCTGCAGCGGCGTCAGCACCAGGTCTTGCGCGGCGGGCAGCTCGGCCTCGGCAATGGCGGAAAAGGCCCGCGCGATGCCCTTGTAGATTTCCCAGTCGCTGCGCGACTCCCATACCGGGTCTACCGCGGCCGACAGCGGATGGATGAACGGATGCATGTCCGACGTGTTGAGGTCGTTTTTCTCGTACCAGGTAGCGGTGGGCAGCACCACGTCGGAATAGACACAGGTGGTGGACATGCGGAAGTCCAGCGTCACCAGCAGGTCGAGCTTGCCGCGCGGCGCCTCGTCGTGCCAGGCGACTTCCTGCGGCTTGTCTTCGCCGGACTGGCCGAGGTCTTTGCCCTGCACCCCGTGTTCGGTGCCCAGCAGGTGCTTCAGGAAGTATTCGTGCCCCTTGCCCGACGAGCCCAGCAAGTTGGAGCGCCACACGAACATATTGCGCGGATAGTTGTCGGGATGGTCGGGGTCTTCACAAGACAGTTTCAGGCGGCCATCGCGCAGCGCCTGCACGGCATACGCCGCGGGCTCCTGCCCTGCCTGGCGCGCGTCGCGCACCACCTGCAGCGGGTTGGTCTGCAACTGCGGCGCCGAGGGCAGCCAGCCCATGCGTTCGGCGCGCACATTGAAATCGATCAGCGACCCTTGGAAGGCGCCAGGGTCGGCCAGCGGCGACAGAATCTCCGACACCTTCAGCCGTTCGTAGCGCCACTGGTCGGTATGCGCATAGAAGAACGAGGTGCCGTTCATGTGGCGCGGCGGGCGGCACCAGTCCAGGCCGAACGCCAGCGTAGTCCAGCCGGTCTGGGGCCGCAGCTTTTCCTGGCCCACGTAGTGGCACCAGCCGCCGCCCGACTGCCCAACGCACCCGCACATGACCACCAGGTTGATGATGCCGCGGTAGGCCATGTCCATGTGGTACCAGTGGTTCAGGCCCGCGC
Proteins encoded in this region:
- the narH gene encoding nitrate reductase subunit beta, giving the protein MKVRAQIAMVLNLDKCIGCHTCSVTCKNVWTSRGGMEYAWFNNVETKPGIGYPKDWENQKRWNGGWKRTAAGKIEPRQGGKLRLLANIFANPNLPEIDDYYEPFTFDYEHLHNAPELQAAPTARPRSLITGQRMEKIEWGPNWEEILGGEFSKRSQDYNFEEVQKDIYGQFENTFMMYLPRLCEHCLNPSCVASCPSGSIYKREEDGIVLIDQDKCRGWRMCVSGCPYKKIYYNWQSGKAEKCIFCYPRIEAGQPTVCSETCVGRIRYLGVLLYDADRIEQAAAVQDEKALYEAQLDVFLDPDDPAVIAQALADGVPQGWLDAARQSPTYKMAVQWRIAFPLHPEYRTLPMVWYVPPLSPIQAAANSGHIGAFGEIPDVRSLRIPLRYLANMLTAGDEAPVALALERLLAMRAFMRARTVDGQERGDILSQVGLSTEQVEDMYRYLAIANYEDRFVIPTSHREYAEDAFDMRGGCGFSFGNGCSGGTSEGSLFGSKPRGNAQQVVFMEVQRDKITS
- a CDS encoding nitrate reductase subunit alpha, whose amino-acid sequence is MSHFVDRLKYFARAKESFAEGHGSVVQEDRSWEKAYRDRWQHDKIVRSTHGVNCTGSCSWKIYVKGGIVTWETQQTDYPRTRAGMPNHEPRGCSRGASYSWYLYSANRIKYPMLRGRLARLWREARKTMAPLAAWEHICTAPGLADDYKRVRGMGGFVRATWDEVNELVAAANVYTIKRYGPDRVVGFSPIPAMSMVSFAAGSRYLSLLGGTILSFYDWYCDLPPSSPQTWGEQTDVAESADWYNSSFIMLWGSNVPQTRTPDAHFMVEARYRGAKVVSIFPDYAEGSKFGDVWLHPKQGTDAALALAMGHVILKEFHLEGKSEYFREYCRQYSDMPFLVRLVRQGDHYVPERMLRAADFPDGLGQSNNPAWKTVACDDASGQVVVPAGSIGFRWGQQEGGDQGKWNLESKDAQGNAVKLRLSLVGSHDEVVPVAFPYFGGRQHDYFQGTNHPEVLERNMAARRVQTTEGEVLAVTVYDLLMANYGLDRGLGGANVAASYDDDVPYTPAWQERITGVRRDDVVNVARQFALNADKTRGKSMVILGAGLNHWYHMDMAYRGIINLVVMCGCVGQSGGGWCHYVGQEKLRPQTGWTTLAFGLDWCRPPRHMNGTSFFYAHTDQWRYERLKVSEILSPLADPGAFQGSLIDFNVRAERMGWLPSAPQLQTNPLQVVRDARQAGQEPAAYAVQALRDGRLKLSCEDPDHPDNYPRNMFVWRSNLLGSSGKGHEYFLKHLLGTEHGVQGKDLGQSGEDKPQEVAWHDEAPRGKLDLLVTLDFRMSTTCVYSDVVLPTATWYEKNDLNTSDMHPFIHPLSAAVDPVWESRSDWEIYKGIARAFSAIAEAELPAAQDLVLTPLQHDSPAELGDPYEVRDWKKGQAELIPGKTMPSMAVVERNYPGLYKQFTSLGPLTRKLGVGGKGINWAAGDECDLLAQLNYQVEEQGISQGLPRLDTDIDAAETILALAPETNGHVAVKAWQALSAFTGRDHQHLALPREHEKIRYRDLQAQPRKIISSPTWSGLESDHVSYNAGYTNVHELIPWRTLTGRQQLYQDHAWMRAFGEALCVYRPPVDTKSITPMLEERYGNGNPQVVLNFITPHQKWGIHSTYTDNLIMLTLSRGGPILWMSEKDAARAGLVDNDWIEAYNVNGALVARVVVSQRVPEGMTLMYHAQEKIVNVPGSEITGARGGIHNSVTRAVLKPTHMIGGYAQLSYGLNYYGTVGSNRDEFVIVRKMNQIDWLEQPRAAQAENPHV